The Pseudomonas asiatica genome has a segment encoding these proteins:
- the birA gene encoding bifunctional biotin--[acetyl-CoA-carboxylase] ligase/biotin operon repressor BirA: protein MLKLLNLLKDGRFHSGEALGSALGVSRSAVWKQLQHLESELNLTIHKVRGRGYQLAAPLALLDAQAIAGFAEGEQWPVFIHETIDSTNAEGLRLAGEGQNAPFLVLAERQSAGRGRRGRQWVSPFAENLYYSLVLRVDGGMRQLEGLSLVVGLAVMRTLQAFGVKDVGLKWPNDVLVRGQKITGILLELVGDPADVCHVVLGIGINVNMQVNDQVDQVWTSMRREVGAAVDRNRLVALLSQQLQHELARHRRYGFAAFQEEWEQAHLWQGRNVSLVAGSTRIDGVVLGVDGQGGLRLEVDGVEKSFSGGELSLRLRDDS from the coding sequence ATGCTGAAGTTGTTGAATCTCCTCAAGGATGGTCGGTTCCATTCCGGAGAAGCTCTGGGGTCGGCCCTCGGGGTAAGTCGCAGCGCCGTTTGGAAGCAGCTGCAGCACCTGGAGAGCGAACTGAACCTCACCATTCACAAGGTTCGTGGGCGCGGCTATCAGTTGGCGGCGCCACTGGCTTTGCTCGATGCACAAGCGATTGCCGGGTTTGCCGAAGGCGAGCAGTGGCCCGTTTTTATCCACGAAACCATCGACTCGACAAATGCCGAAGGCCTGCGGCTCGCCGGGGAAGGGCAGAACGCTCCATTCCTGGTCCTGGCCGAGCGCCAGAGCGCCGGCCGTGGTCGTCGCGGTCGGCAGTGGGTCAGCCCGTTTGCCGAAAACCTCTATTACAGCCTGGTACTCCGTGTGGATGGCGGCATGCGCCAGCTCGAGGGCTTGAGCCTGGTGGTGGGGTTGGCGGTAATGCGTACCCTGCAGGCGTTTGGGGTTAAGGATGTGGGGCTCAAATGGCCCAACGATGTCCTCGTTCGCGGGCAGAAGATCACCGGTATCCTCCTGGAGTTGGTGGGTGACCCGGCAGATGTCTGTCATGTGGTGCTGGGTATCGGCATCAATGTGAACATGCAGGTCAACGATCAGGTCGACCAGGTGTGGACCTCGATGCGCCGCGAAGTAGGGGCGGCAGTCGACCGTAACCGGCTGGTAGCGTTGCTCAGTCAGCAATTGCAGCACGAATTGGCACGGCATCGTCGCTACGGGTTTGCCGCATTCCAGGAAGAATGGGAGCAGGCACACCTCTGGCAGGGGCGCAATGTTTCCCTGGTTGCCGGTAGCACGCGTATTGATGGCGTGGTTCTTGGTGTCGACGGGCAGGGCGGCTTGCGCCTTGAGGTGGACGGGGTGGAAAAGAGCTTCAGTGGTGGTGAGCTCAGTTTGAGGTTGCGTGATGATTCTTGA